The sequence TCCACATTCTTGCTGAGCTTTGGGCGATTCGGCTCATGTCTCTAAAGCCTCCCGCCGCAAGCGCTAGAATACTTTGGGGGTCTTCTTGGGAGAGGACAGTGTTGGCTAGTGCATAACTAATGATATGGGGCAGATGACTGATGAAGGCAGCGTGGCGATCATGGGAGGCGGAGTCCATCTTCACGATATTCATGCCGATGCGAATGAAGATCTCTTTGGCTAGTGCGCGCTGAAACTCTCCGCTTCCTTCGATATCGGTGAGCACTACGATGCGATTTTGGTAGAGCTCTTTAAAGGCGGCCTTGGGGCCGAAGTTCTCCGTTCCGCACATAGGGTGAGCGGGAACGAAGTTGCGCCTGATGGATGAGGGCACACTCTCTACAATCTTTCTCTTGGTGCTTCCAAGGTCAATCACGGTGACATGAGGGGCGAGTGGAGGGAGCTTTTGGAGTGTCTCTATGATCGAATCGACAGGAATTGCCAAAAAGATCACATCGCACTCTCTCATCTCCTCCATGGTGACGCACTCGTCCACCAAGCCCAAAAAGAGCGCCTGTTGCGTGTGGATGGGGCTCGCGTCCATTCCGACCACGGTTTTGAACATTTTTGTCTCTTTGAGTGCTAATCCCATGGAGCCTCCCATGAGACCAAGACCGATGATTCCCGCCTGCATAAAAGTCCTTTATCTGCCTAAAAATCGGCTTGGATTATACCTCAAGCTCTTTTAATCAGCATTAATTTAAAGCAGGTATAATGTTTGACTATTTTTTTGAAATCCAACACCCAAGGACACACCCACAGCATGAGATTTCTACCTCTAGCCGCCTTGTGCGCTCCACTGCTTTATGCCGCCCCCCTTCCTACGGTTAAAAATATTCAGTATGAAGGGCTCATTCACATCTCCCCTATGATTGCCAATGAGATCTCCAAAATCAAAGTCGGTGATGCGCTGGATGTGCAGAAGGTGGATCGCTCTATTATTGAGTTCCACAAGCAGGGCTATTTTGAGGATATTTGGGTGACTGAAGAATCGGGAGTGCTCACCTACCACTTCATCGAGAAGTCCACCATTGCCAATATTGAGATTAATGGGTATGGTTCAGGACAAGAGCAAGAGGCACTCTACAAAGAGATTGGAATCAAAAAAGGCGATGTCTATGATGAATCCAAAGTGGAGCGCGCCAGAAAATCGATCATGGCAGCACTTGAGAAAAAGGGATTCTATGACACGGTCGTGGAAGCGACCACCGAGAAGTTGAGCGATCAAGCGATCAAATTGACTCTGGACGTCAATAAGGGTGAGGAGATCATTATTCGCAAGGTCAACTACAATGGTGCGGAGAAGCTAAGTGCTAGCAAGCTTGAGATCCCCACGGTCAACAAAGAGCGCGAATTCATGGGCTGGATGTGGGGTTTTAACGATGGCAAGCTCAAGGTGGGCGAGCTAGAGCATGATTCTTTTCGAATGAAAGACTACTACATGAAGAAGGGCTTTTTGGATGCTGAGGTGAGCCCCCCTTCTCTTTTGGCCGATTTCACCACCTATGATGCCAATTTGGAGTTTAAGATCAGCGAGGGGAAAATCTATGAGGTCTCCAAGGTGGAGATTGTTTTAGAGGAGCCTGTGGTAGGGGTCGAGGAGTTGATGGATGAGGTGAGACTCACCGAAGGAAAGCGCTTTAATATCGAAAAACTCCGCAAAGACATGGAATCGATGAAAGAGGTTGTGGGCGACCTTGGCTATGCGTTTGTAAGAATCACGCCTGATTTGGACAAGGATGAGGAGAACGCAAAGGTGCGAATCGTCTATTATGTTCAGCCAGGAAAAAAGGTCAAAATCAATGACGTTCTCGTCTCGGGCAACACAAGAACCCTTGATAGGGTCGTGAGACGAGAGATTCTTCTGGCGCCTGGAGAGATGTATGAGGCCACCAAGGTGAAAAACTCCAAAAATGCGCTCAAGCGAATGGGTTATTTTGAGAATGTGGAGATTGAAGAACGCCGCGTGAGCGAAGATAGTGTCGATCTGCTCGTGAATGTTAAAGAGGGTCGAACGGGCGAGTTCATGTTTGGAATTGGCTATGGAAGCTACGATGGTCTCCTAGGAAGTGT comes from Wolinella succinogenes DSM 1740 and encodes:
- the bamA gene encoding outer membrane protein assembly factor BamA; the encoded protein is MRFLPLAALCAPLLYAAPLPTVKNIQYEGLIHISPMIANEISKIKVGDALDVQKVDRSIIEFHKQGYFEDIWVTEESGVLTYHFIEKSTIANIEINGYGSGQEQEALYKEIGIKKGDVYDESKVERARKSIMAALEKKGFYDTVVEATTEKLSDQAIKLTLDVNKGEEIIIRKVNYNGAEKLSASKLEIPTVNKEREFMGWMWGFNDGKLKVGELEHDSFRMKDYYMKKGFLDAEVSPPSLLADFTTYDANLEFKISEGKIYEVSKVEIVLEEPVVGVEELMDEVRLTEGKRFNIEKLRKDMESMKEVVGDLGYAFVRITPDLDKDEENAKVRIVYYVQPGKKVKINDVLVSGNTRTLDRVVRREILLAPGEMYEATKVKNSKNALKRMGYFENVEIEERRVSEDSVDLLVNVKEGRTGEFMFGIGYGSYDGLLGSVSVKDKNVFGSGMTAGVYVDKSEKESAYRINLYNPRVLDSRYSLSTNVYKRDYESYDYTDRTTGFDVVGGRYLTDHLQATLGYTIAQTELVDFVNNLEEKYKPYYREGKYIKSSVIPGLSYDNTDDYYFPHNGIIASAYAEYAGAGGDEKFVKYFGKVAAYKSLEDSLDMDLILRYKARAGVIQENGYLPINEKFYLGGMSTIRGYKSSSVTPKDSNDVRIGGKYVFSNSAEVSYGLFETVQMRLTLFYDYGMIGQDGFNEIRRSSAGAAIEWVSPLGPINFVFPQALDDKPGDKTSSFEFTMGQRF
- a CDS encoding prephenate dehydrogenase, giving the protein MQAGIIGLGLMGGSMGLALKETKMFKTVVGMDASPIHTQQALFLGLVDECVTMEEMRECDVIFLAIPVDSIIETLQKLPPLAPHVTVIDLGSTKRKIVESVPSSIRRNFVPAHPMCGTENFGPKAAFKELYQNRIVVLTDIEGSGEFQRALAKEIFIRIGMNIVKMDSASHDRHAAFISHLPHIISYALANTVLSQEDPQSILALAAGGFRDMSRIAQSSARMWTDVSKQNKEELLQTIDFFGKEMILAEQLIKEERWEELYEWMEKANTLHHIL